One genomic window of Mucilaginibacter sp. SJ includes the following:
- a CDS encoding glycoside hydrolase family 127 protein, with product MITRKITHRFLTLFSILICFSIPLYVQAQTSLHSFSLQQVTLLPGVFKDAQLTDKAYILALDPDRLLAPYLTEAGIKPKKKNYANWENTGLDGHIGGHYLSALSFMYASTHDAELNRRLDYMLAELKRAQDKTGSGYLGGTPGGTAMWKDIAAGKIEADTFALNKKWVPLYNIHKLFAGLRDAYLIAGKTQAKEILVRLTDYIYGVSLKLTDEQIQTMLISEQGGLNEVFADVSVITGQDKYLTLARRFSHKEILNPLIQGHDELNGLHANMQIPKAVGFQRISEVGRDADYGKAAQFFWETVTKNRSVVIGGNSVNEHFNPTGNFTKMITDIAGPETCNSYNMLKLTRHLFEKAGEVKYMDFYERTLYNHILSSQHPVHGGFVYYTSMRPRHYRVYSQPQVDMWCCVGSGMENHGKYGELIYSYQQKNIYVNLFIASRLNWAAQGFVLSQQTKFPDTETTKLLVEAVKPGKFDINIRYPHWVKAGKLQIKINGANIPVDAQPGSYVKLNRTWKKGDAIEVRLPMELSTEALPDSSHYVAFLNGPIVLAAKTDTTDLDNLMADGDQFGGYRARGKMYPLNEAPILASNQANLQNYLKPVSGKPQTFVAPELISPAKYKNLELIPFYKLHDARYMIYWHQGSLDNTGSK from the coding sequence ATGATAACCCGGAAAATAACTCATCGTTTTTTAACGCTGTTCTCCATATTAATTTGCTTTTCTATCCCCCTTTACGTACAGGCACAAACGTCGCTGCATTCATTTTCGCTCCAGCAGGTCACCCTGCTGCCAGGTGTGTTTAAGGATGCGCAATTAACAGACAAGGCATACATACTGGCTTTAGATCCTGATCGTTTACTGGCACCTTATCTTACCGAAGCAGGGATTAAACCCAAAAAGAAAAATTATGCAAACTGGGAAAATACCGGGCTGGACGGTCACATCGGCGGGCATTATTTATCCGCCTTGTCTTTTATGTACGCCTCCACCCACGATGCGGAACTAAACCGCCGGCTGGATTACATGCTGGCCGAACTTAAACGCGCCCAGGATAAAACAGGAAGCGGCTACCTTGGCGGTACGCCCGGAGGTACGGCTATGTGGAAGGATATTGCAGCAGGTAAGATTGAGGCCGATACCTTCGCCCTGAATAAAAAATGGGTGCCGCTTTATAATATCCACAAGCTTTTTGCAGGCTTACGCGATGCTTACCTGATTGCCGGCAAAACCCAGGCAAAAGAGATCCTGGTAAGGCTAACCGATTATATCTATGGGGTTTCGCTCAAATTAACTGATGAGCAGATCCAAACCATGCTCATATCAGAACAAGGCGGTCTAAACGAAGTATTTGCCGATGTATCAGTTATAACCGGCCAGGATAAATATCTCACATTAGCCCGCAGGTTTTCCCATAAAGAGATCCTTAACCCTTTAATTCAGGGGCATGACGAGCTCAACGGCCTGCATGCCAATATGCAAATCCCCAAGGCTGTAGGTTTTCAGCGCATTTCGGAAGTTGGCCGCGATGCGGACTATGGCAAAGCTGCCCAATTTTTCTGGGAAACGGTGACCAAGAACCGTTCGGTTGTGATAGGCGGCAACAGCGTAAATGAGCATTTTAACCCAACCGGCAATTTCACCAAAATGATCACAGACATTGCCGGGCCCGAAACCTGTAACTCCTACAATATGCTTAAATTAACCCGTCACCTTTTTGAAAAAGCCGGCGAAGTTAAGTATATGGATTTTTACGAACGCACGTTATACAATCACATCCTATCGAGCCAGCACCCTGTACATGGTGGTTTTGTTTACTATACCTCCATGCGTCCGCGCCATTACCGGGTTTATTCGCAGCCACAGGTTGATATGTGGTGCTGTGTAGGTTCAGGAATGGAGAACCATGGTAAATATGGCGAGCTTATTTACAGCTATCAGCAAAAAAACATTTATGTAAACCTGTTTATAGCTTCCCGCTTAAACTGGGCAGCGCAAGGATTTGTGCTTTCGCAACAAACCAAATTTCCGGATACGGAAACCACCAAACTATTGGTCGAAGCTGTAAAGCCCGGCAAATTTGACATTAATATCCGTTATCCACATTGGGTAAAGGCCGGCAAGCTGCAAATAAAGATTAACGGGGCAAATATTCCTGTAGATGCTCAACCTGGCTCTTACGTAAAACTTAACCGTACATGGAAAAAAGGCGATGCAATAGAAGTGCGTTTGCCAATGGAATTAAGTACAGAGGCATTGCCGGATAGCTCGCACTACGTAGCATTTTTGAATGGGCCTATTGTATTAGCTGCAAAAACCGATACTACCGATCTTGATAACTTAATGGCCGATGGCGACCAATTTGGCGGCTATCGCGCACGCGGCAAAATGTATCCGCTAAATGAGGCGCCTATATTGGCAAGCAACCAGGCTAATCTTCAAAACTATCTGAAACCTGTTTCCGGGAAGCCTCAAACCTTTGTTGCGCCAGAACTGATCAGTCCGGCAAAATATAAAAATCTGGAACTAATTCCTTTTTACAAATTGCATGACGCACGGTACATGATCTATTGGCATCAGGGTAGCCTGGATAATACAGGGAGTAAATAA
- a CDS encoding Crp/Fnr family transcriptional regulator encodes MELLIEKIKSYVPLSFDDEGIVRTLFHKKALKKGEHLLKAGDVCRYVVFIETGLVRYYINNDGVEQTNYFNKENEFVCDYMSFLPQTPSYVNIQALEDTTIWVISYKGMQQFYKEVTVGERFGRLAIEQVFVSVISQIGSLYTDSPETRYAKFLSEYADIAQRIPQYYIASYVGIKPQSLSRIRKRIWDKH; translated from the coding sequence ATGGAGTTGTTAATAGAAAAAATTAAAAGTTATGTACCCCTCTCTTTTGATGACGAAGGTATAGTGCGTACATTATTTCACAAGAAAGCTCTTAAAAAGGGCGAGCACCTGCTAAAAGCAGGCGATGTTTGCCGCTACGTTGTTTTTATAGAAACCGGGCTTGTGAGATATTATATTAACAATGATGGAGTAGAACAAACCAATTACTTTAACAAAGAAAACGAGTTTGTATGCGACTATATGAGTTTCCTGCCCCAAACTCCCTCGTACGTTAATATACAGGCACTGGAGGATACTACTATCTGGGTGATCAGTTACAAAGGTATGCAGCAATTTTATAAAGAAGTAACGGTAGGCGAAAGATTTGGCCGCCTGGCAATAGAACAGGTATTTGTAAGTGTAATCAGCCAGATAGGTTCTTTATATACCGATTCGCCCGAAACCAGGTATGCGAAGTTCTTAAGTGAGTATGCCGATATTGCACAGCGTATTCCTCAATACTATATAGCCTCCTATGTTGGTATTAAACCACAATCGCTAAGCCGTATTCGTAAACGGATCTGGGATAAGCATTAA
- a CDS encoding nuclear transport factor 2 family protein, whose amino-acid sequence MKTAKELLLNYLEQINNPDTAIELFADDAVFELPYLASLGLPWQWKGREVIYNFLKNLPKTFGNFKFQNIRIHIDTPDQAFGEYDVDAIVNSTGRSYPQTYMGRVVAENGKIKLIREALDMAIVAKGMFPDGLAHLV is encoded by the coding sequence ATGAAAACCGCTAAAGAATTATTGCTCAACTACCTTGAGCAGATCAATAACCCAGATACAGCTATTGAACTTTTTGCCGACGATGCAGTGTTCGAGCTTCCCTACCTTGCAAGTTTAGGGTTACCCTGGCAATGGAAAGGCCGGGAAGTAATATATAATTTCCTTAAAAACCTACCCAAAACATTCGGCAATTTCAAATTTCAAAACATCAGGATCCATATTGATACGCCCGATCAGGCCTTTGGAGAGTACGATGTGGACGCCATAGTCAATTCAACCGGCAGGTCTTATCCGCAAACTTATATGGGACGCGTAGTTGCCGAAAACGGCAAGATCAAGCTGATCCGCGAAGCGCTGGATATGGCTATAGTTGCAAAAGGGATGTTTCCGGATGGGTTGGCGCATTTAGTTTAA
- a CDS encoding LysR family transcriptional regulator: MDLQQIKYFLALAKELHFWNTAGKMNITQSALSRHIQALESELGLLLFERNKRNVKLTPAGKFLREKWEIELSELEFIHQFARQIHLGESGTIRIAHPDSISGSLMPDLIARISNAFPKLQVELVQLRYENQQEFLRNYKIDLSVTRDVNTTQGIKSEKIYSDYLSIVVPEDHVYHAIDDLSKETLSRQKFILPIRDEGSSYSDIIQQMFRSFDIVPDDYLYSEFGSTIIALVKKGLGIAILPDSYMYHESPGIRFIRLPFKTDLYINWRADDHNPVLANVLKLVLQ; this comes from the coding sequence ATGGATTTACAGCAGATCAAATACTTTTTAGCCTTAGCGAAAGAGCTTCATTTTTGGAATACAGCCGGAAAAATGAACATTACGCAGTCTGCCCTCAGTCGGCACATTCAAGCATTAGAGAGCGAGTTGGGGCTGCTGTTATTTGAGCGGAATAAACGTAATGTAAAGCTAACTCCCGCAGGTAAGTTTTTGCGGGAGAAGTGGGAGATAGAGTTAAGTGAGCTTGAATTCATTCATCAGTTTGCCCGGCAGATCCATTTAGGTGAAAGTGGTACAATAAGAATTGCCCACCCCGATTCCATATCAGGTTCGTTAATGCCGGATCTGATCGCCCGCATATCCAATGCATTTCCTAAGCTACAGGTTGAATTGGTGCAGCTGCGCTATGAAAATCAGCAGGAGTTTTTGAGAAATTATAAGATCGATCTTTCGGTTACAAGGGATGTTAATACAACACAGGGAATCAAATCGGAAAAAATTTACAGTGATTATCTGTCAATCGTAGTTCCGGAAGATCATGTTTATCATGCAATAGATGATCTGTCAAAAGAAACCCTTTCCCGACAGAAATTTATATTGCCGATAAGGGACGAGGGAAGCAGTTACAGTGATATCATTCAGCAGATGTTCAGGTCGTTTGATATTGTTCCCGACGATTACCTGTATTCTGAATTTGGATCAACCATTATTGCATTAGTTAAGAAAGGGCTGGGTATTGCCATATTGCCCGATTCATACATGTATCATGAAAGCCCGGGAATCCGGTTTATCAGGCTTCCTTTTAAAACCGACCTGTACATCAACTGGAGGGCCGATGACCATAACCCTGTACTTGCTAACGTGTTAAAATTGGTGCTGCAGTGA
- a CDS encoding outer membrane beta-barrel protein encodes MKLLQAFFLTLFTLLLPAVSDAQTGGGKISGIVLDDAKKPLDGATVTLLIAKDSTVVSTLLTHPDGSFAFQNLKDDTYLVKATYMGYKNYRSAPVVLNQQQPVNLPAFILPLAGKTLNEVAITGKKSYVQQKIDRTIVNVGALISNTGANALEVLSKTPGVQIDADGNITFKGKSGVLVMIDDKPTYLSAANLATYLRSLPSSSLDQIELMDNPPAKYDAAGNAGVINIKTKKNTTRGFNAVVSADYALGFYYRNNESINLNYRIDKVNLFANLAYNKQRTYRRLEIDRDYFDMNGDQTSSLKDISYFRPTSNNTNIKTGMDYYASPKTTWGVVFTGTLSHDHDSSPVNSLLYGKNGELDSTINTLNTSKNSFKSGGVNLNYTHKFDSAGRALTFDLDYIRDVSGSNQLFVNNTFLPDGTLTNSTTLSDNLPATINIYSAKADYSHPLKDKAKLEAGVKSSYVNTDNAANYFNVINNVSTIDYNNTNRFLYKENINAAYVNFNKKLGRFALQTGLRLENTNGNGHQLGNVQRADSSFANHYTNLFPTAYFSYNLDTAGNKVLVISYGRRIGRPNYGSLNPFTFFVDKFTYFSGNPFLKPQFTDNYKLAYSFKSLFTVAVAYNYTTDVQNETIHKNGNVFISTTGNIGRRKTLDFSVNTNLQPAKWWSVNLYAEVYNNTYQGMFYSGYLHQSQSTFSGNGNNQFTLSTTWSAELSGFYDSGGTYGQFVTIPKGMLNAAIQKKILNNKGSIKLNARDIFLSFRPSGTITNIEGAHATFHNFLDTRVVTLAFNYSFGKLTNVPQKRNTGGADSEQNRAH; translated from the coding sequence ATGAAACTACTTCAGGCATTCTTTTTGACCTTATTCACATTGTTGCTGCCCGCCGTTTCCGATGCGCAAACCGGAGGTGGTAAAATTTCGGGGATAGTTTTAGATGATGCTAAAAAACCGCTCGATGGTGCAACCGTAACCTTGCTTATCGCAAAAGATTCTACGGTTGTAAGTACACTGCTTACCCATCCGGACGGCAGTTTTGCCTTTCAAAATTTAAAAGATGATACTTACCTGGTTAAGGCAACCTATATGGGCTATAAAAATTACCGAAGCGCCCCTGTAGTTCTCAACCAGCAACAACCGGTTAATTTACCGGCATTCATTTTACCCTTAGCGGGCAAAACGTTGAATGAAGTAGCTATAACCGGTAAAAAATCTTATGTTCAGCAAAAAATCGACCGCACAATAGTTAATGTAGGCGCATTGATATCCAATACCGGCGCCAATGCTTTGGAAGTGTTGTCAAAAACGCCCGGCGTGCAAATAGATGCCGATGGCAATATTACCTTTAAGGGGAAAAGCGGGGTGCTGGTAATGATTGATGATAAACCAACTTATCTTTCGGCTGCAAACCTGGCCACGTACCTGCGTTCTTTACCATCTTCGTCTTTGGACCAGATAGAGCTGATGGATAATCCGCCGGCTAAGTATGATGCGGCAGGTAACGCGGGCGTAATCAATATCAAAACTAAGAAAAACACCACCAGGGGATTTAATGCGGTAGTGTCTGCCGATTACGCGCTGGGTTTTTATTACCGCAATAATGAAAGCATCAACCTTAATTACCGTATCGACAAAGTTAACCTGTTTGCTAACCTTGCTTATAATAAACAAAGAACCTACCGGAGGCTTGAAATTGACCGGGATTATTTTGATATGAACGGAGACCAAACCTCCTCGCTAAAAGATATTTCCTATTTCAGGCCGACAAGCAACAATACCAATATTAAAACCGGGATGGATTATTATGCATCGCCGAAAACAACCTGGGGAGTGGTATTTACTGGCACCTTATCGCACGACCATGACAGCAGCCCTGTAAACAGTTTATTATATGGCAAAAATGGCGAATTAGATTCAACCATTAATACCCTCAATACTTCCAAAAACAGCTTTAAAAGCGGCGGTGTCAACCTAAATTACACCCATAAATTTGACAGTGCCGGCAGGGCGCTCACGTTTGACCTGGATTATATCCGCGATGTATCGGGCAGTAACCAGTTGTTTGTAAATAATACCTTTTTGCCCGATGGAACTTTAACAAACTCAACCACACTGAGTGATAATTTACCTGCTACTATCAATATCTACTCTGCAAAAGCTGATTATTCCCATCCACTCAAAGACAAGGCAAAGCTGGAGGCCGGCGTTAAGAGCAGCTATGTAAATACGGATAATGCCGCCAATTACTTTAATGTAATTAATAACGTAAGCACTATTGATTATAACAACACTAACCGTTTTTTATATAAAGAGAATATAAATGCCGCTTATGTTAATTTCAATAAAAAATTAGGCCGCTTCGCATTACAAACGGGCTTGCGGTTAGAGAATACTAATGGCAACGGGCATCAGTTGGGTAATGTTCAAAGGGCCGACTCCTCTTTTGCGAATCATTATACAAACCTGTTTCCAACCGCGTATTTTTCCTATAATCTCGATACAGCAGGAAATAAAGTATTGGTTATTTCTTACGGCCGCCGGATAGGCCGGCCGAATTATGGAAGCTTAAACCCCTTTACCTTTTTTGTAGACAAGTTTACCTATTTTTCGGGCAACCCCTTCCTGAAACCACAGTTTACCGATAATTATAAACTGGCCTATAGTTTCAAAAGCCTGTTTACCGTTGCGGTTGCATACAATTATACCACCGATGTTCAAAATGAAACCATTCACAAAAATGGCAACGTATTCATCAGCACCACCGGTAACATAGGGCGACGGAAAACGCTGGATTTTTCTGTCAATACCAATCTTCAGCCGGCCAAATGGTGGTCGGTTAATTTATATGCCGAGGTATATAATAACACTTACCAGGGCATGTTTTACTCCGGCTATCTCCATCAGTCACAGAGCACATTTAGCGGCAATGGCAATAACCAGTTCACCTTATCAACAACCTGGAGTGCTGAATTAAGCGGCTTTTATGATAGCGGCGGCACTTACGGCCAGTTTGTTACGATACCCAAAGGCATGCTCAATGCCGCTATTCAGAAAAAAATATTGAATAACAAAGGTTCAATCAAATTAAATGCACGGGATATCTTTCTCTCGTTTCGCCCAAGCGGTACCATTACCAATATTGAAGGAGCACATGCAACCTTCCATAATTTTTTAGATACCCGGGTGGTAACCCTTGCCTTTAACTATAGTTTCGGCAAACTAACAAACGTGCCCCAAAAGCGTAATACCGGCGGCGCCGATAGTGAACAAAATAGGGCGCATTAA
- a CDS encoding C40 family peptidase encodes MKPVKPAVFHAAKKHKANRTVKSHSHSRLRHHYAEVEANYETGETTADELVEFAQTLKGIRYRYGSSNPEKGFDCSGFVSYVFTHFGISIPRSSSDFAPVKGIDIKEARFGDLILFTGTRSHNYRSAGHIGIVVSQPGEPLVFIHATSGDENGVTETAMNDRYQRRYIKTIRVFKEDPQAEEEETAPNTIEEAR; translated from the coding sequence ATGAAGCCGGTAAAGCCTGCCGTCTTTCACGCAGCAAAAAAACATAAGGCAAACAGAACGGTAAAATCGCATAGCCATTCGCGCTTGAGGCATCATTATGCCGAAGTTGAAGCCAATTATGAAACAGGTGAAACCACAGCCGATGAGCTGGTTGAGTTTGCCCAAACCCTGAAAGGCATCAGGTATCGTTATGGTTCAAGCAATCCTGAAAAAGGGTTTGATTGCTCGGGTTTTGTTAGTTATGTTTTTACTCATTTTGGCATCTCCATCCCTCGCAGTTCATCGGATTTTGCACCAGTTAAGGGCATTGATATTAAGGAGGCCAGATTTGGCGATTTAATATTGTTTACCGGTACCCGCAGCCATAATTACCGCAGTGCAGGACACATAGGCATAGTAGTATCGCAACCCGGCGAACCATTGGTGTTTATCCATGCTACATCGGGCGATGAAAATGGCGTTACCGAAACCGCCATGAATGATCGTTACCAGCGCAGGTATATTAAAACCATCCGTGTGTTTAAAGAAGATCCGCAAGCAGAGGAAGAAGAGACAGCTCCGAATACGATTGAAGAAGCCCGTTAA
- a CDS encoding DMT family transporter produces MEKKNVFLVLLVLGTAFWGISFSITKLAIGHASSLIFLFYRFLAAAVVLSVIFSKHLRQINRESIKTGISLAVPLTLGIYLQTLGIKHSSASQCSFVAGTCVIIIPLLKAIFYNTVAPAKIWLAAIIALAGLSVISINANFSVSLGDLYTIAGAIAFAVYLIKVEKLSKVQHIAHTVVPMFAACAIITCCLALADNTSTGWLPQNNEFWMGVVYCSLFSTAYMYTISNISQRYLSAERVAIIYLFEPIFGAIAACFILGEHLTWRLFLGGSLIFAATLISELKFDRKAIMLEANAID; encoded by the coding sequence ATGGAGAAAAAGAACGTTTTCCTTGTATTACTGGTATTGGGCACAGCCTTTTGGGGCATATCATTTTCAATAACCAAACTGGCTATCGGTCATGCTTCCTCGCTCATCTTTTTGTTTTATCGCTTTTTGGCAGCAGCAGTGGTTTTGTCGGTCATATTCTCAAAACATTTAAGGCAGATAAACCGGGAATCTATTAAAACAGGAATAAGTTTGGCTGTACCCCTTACGCTCGGAATTTATCTTCAAACGCTGGGCATCAAACATAGCTCTGCTTCGCAATGTTCTTTTGTTGCGGGTACCTGTGTAATTATTATCCCCCTCTTAAAAGCAATTTTTTACAATACTGTTGCGCCTGCAAAAATCTGGCTGGCTGCTATTATAGCTTTGGCAGGCTTATCAGTTATTTCTATCAATGCTAATTTTTCGGTTAGTCTCGGCGATTTGTACACCATTGCCGGAGCAATTGCCTTTGCTGTTTATTTGATCAAGGTTGAAAAACTATCCAAAGTACAGCATATCGCACACACCGTTGTGCCAATGTTTGCGGCTTGTGCCATCATCACCTGCTGTTTGGCCTTAGCCGATAATACCAGTACCGGCTGGCTGCCGCAAAACAATGAATTTTGGATGGGTGTTGTTTATTGCTCGTTGTTTTCTACTGCTTACATGTACACCATTTCCAACATCTCCCAGCGTTACCTTAGTGCCGAAAGGGTTGCCATTATTTACCTTTTTGAACCGATATTTGGAGCAATTGCCGCGTGTTTTATTTTAGGCGAACACCTTACCTGGCGATTGTTTTTAGGCGGAAGCCTGATTTTTGCTGCAACACTCATTTCCGAATTGAAGTTCGACCGGAAAGCAATTATGCTTGAAGCAAACGCAATCGATTAG
- a CDS encoding DUF4267 domain-containing protein → MKTINKTQQWGIRSVSFWMTLFIAVGIIFVGARFIISPGTGATGYGIPIISKEDLPFGRIKGIRDIFSGVVLLPLLLLRMRRATAWVFTSAITVPAADFLIVLSTNGPSDISHLMIHGLTAAYMVITSFLLFKS, encoded by the coding sequence ATGAAAACAATAAACAAAACACAACAATGGGGCATCCGGTCAGTATCGTTTTGGATGACCCTGTTCATCGCAGTAGGCATCATTTTCGTCGGTGCCCGCTTCATAATAAGCCCTGGAACAGGCGCTACAGGCTATGGTATTCCCATCATTAGTAAAGAGGATTTACCATTTGGAAGAATAAAAGGCATCCGCGACATTTTTTCGGGAGTGGTGCTGCTACCCCTTTTATTGTTGCGTATGCGCAGGGCAACAGCCTGGGTATTTACGTCGGCAATCACCGTTCCGGCAGCCGACTTCCTCATCGTGCTTTCAACAAATGGACCGTCGGATATTTCTCACTTAATGATCCATGGGTTAACCGCAGCCTATATGGTTATCACCAGCTTTTTATTATTTAAATCGTGA
- a CDS encoding DUF2214 family protein has translation MNSYTLLQICLFMHLTGLTLMAGTDIVEFVAFRSILKTYQTNKDAAVHQIGILSRFSVLLLIGGILLVLSGIGFLIITHNAFGNQLWFKIKMIFVLGLVLNGMLMGRKSGNQLKQSLTTGNNAKAQQVEDAIRAMIRFHFIQLCIFFIVVIMAVFKFN, from the coding sequence ATGAATTCCTACACGCTTTTACAAATATGCCTCTTTATGCACCTTACCGGCCTCACGCTAATGGCGGGAACCGATATTGTTGAGTTTGTTGCGTTCAGAAGTATTTTAAAAACCTATCAAACTAATAAAGATGCCGCAGTACACCAAATTGGTATACTATCCAGATTTTCCGTTTTACTACTAATCGGCGGTATACTGTTAGTACTTTCAGGAATAGGTTTCCTGATTATTACGCATAATGCCTTCGGCAATCAGCTATGGTTTAAAATTAAGATGATATTTGTACTTGGGCTTGTACTTAACGGCATGCTAATGGGGCGAAAGAGCGGGAACCAGCTTAAACAAAGTTTGACAACAGGCAACAATGCGAAAGCCCAGCAGGTTGAAGATGCTATCCGTGCTATGATCAGGTTTCATTTTATACAGCTTTGCATCTTCTTTATTGTGGTGATAATGGCCGTTTTTAAGTTTAATTAA
- a CDS encoding DUF1624 domain-containing protein: MSAIIKNRITSIDFLRGTIMIIMALDHVRDYLYSGSFFYDPLDLTKTSGILFFTRWITHFCAPIFMLLAGTSAYLIGQKKTKRELSIFLVKRGLWLIFLEMFVVNFGWNFNITFPMFFFITIWALGLSMIILAALIHLPKKLILGISVVIILGHNLLDGIHVPGSSLPAFGWSLLHEQQFFTWHKEILLVGYPIVPLMAVMSLGYCLGGWYAAGYEVSKRQRNLWIAGAACIVLFIVLRYTNLYGDPVKWSVQKNALFTILSFIKVNKYPPSLLYLLLTLGAAFLFLSFTEKSKGTVVKVVSVYGRVPMFYYLIHIYIIHLIAIIASALTPGQDWKIWFLKQPIWFTTNLKGYGFSLPVAYLVWIGIVMALYPLCKRYDDYKQANKGKWWLSYL; the protein is encoded by the coding sequence ATGAGCGCAATTATAAAAAACCGGATAACCTCTATTGACTTTCTCCGTGGTACTATCATGATTATTATGGCACTTGATCATGTGAGGGACTATTTATACTCCGGATCATTTTTTTATGATCCGCTTGACCTTACAAAAACAAGCGGCATATTGTTTTTCACCCGGTGGATCACTCATTTTTGCGCCCCGATATTTATGCTGCTTGCCGGAACATCGGCATACCTCATCGGGCAAAAGAAAACTAAAAGAGAGTTATCCATATTCCTGGTAAAACGGGGATTGTGGCTTATATTTCTCGAAATGTTCGTGGTTAACTTCGGCTGGAACTTCAACATTACCTTCCCCATGTTTTTCTTTATTACTATATGGGCGCTGGGCTTAAGCATGATCATACTGGCGGCATTGATCCATCTGCCTAAAAAATTGATCCTGGGTATTAGTGTTGTCATCATATTAGGGCATAATCTTTTAGATGGCATTCATGTGCCGGGTAGTTCCCTGCCTGCTTTTGGCTGGTCGCTGCTTCATGAACAGCAGTTTTTTACCTGGCATAAGGAAATTTTATTGGTAGGGTATCCCATTGTTCCCCTAATGGCGGTTATGTCATTAGGTTATTGTTTAGGCGGATGGTACGCGGCGGGCTATGAAGTTAGCAAAAGACAAAGAAACTTATGGATAGCCGGCGCCGCTTGTATTGTTTTGTTTATTGTATTACGTTATACCAATCTATATGGCGATCCGGTAAAATGGAGCGTACAGAAAAATGCATTATTTACCATTCTGTCATTTATTAAGGTAAATAAATATCCGCCATCGCTGTTGTACCTGTTATTAACGTTGGGTGCGGCCTTTCTGTTCCTGTCATTTACCGAAAAATCAAAAGGAACTGTTGTAAAAGTAGTTTCGGTATATGGCAGGGTGCCTATGTTTTATTACCTTATTCATATTTATATAATCCACCTGATAGCAATTATCGCATCAGCATTAACGCCCGGGCAGGACTGGAAGATCTGGTTCCTGAAACAACCTATCTGGTTTACAACAAACCTGAAGGGCTATGGGTTTTCATTGCCTGTTGCGTATCTTGTTTGGATTGGAATAGTAATGGCCTTATATCCTTTATGCAAGCGCTATGATGATTACAAACAGGCCAATAAAGGAAAATGGTGGTTGAGTTATTTATAA
- a CDS encoding GNAT family N-acetyltransferase — translation MDNIKIVGVTPNDVARLQDISIQTFSETFSAVNSPEDMAQYLNESLSLSKLSDELNNKSSQFYFAVQGEQVIGYLKLNTGQAQTDVKANDALEIERIYVSQAFLGKNIGKLLYEKAVQIAQQAGARYIWLGVWEKNFRAISFYKKNGFVEFDQHVFMLGTDRQIDIMMKKDLTND, via the coding sequence ATGGACAACATAAAGATTGTCGGCGTAACGCCAAACGATGTAGCTCGACTTCAAGATATTAGCATACAAACCTTTTCCGAAACTTTTTCGGCGGTTAACTCGCCGGAAGACATGGCGCAATACCTCAATGAGAGCTTGTCATTAAGTAAGCTGAGCGATGAACTGAACAATAAATCATCACAGTTTTATTTTGCAGTACAGGGCGAGCAGGTAATAGGCTATCTGAAGCTGAATACAGGGCAGGCGCAAACTGATGTTAAAGCCAACGATGCTCTTGAAATTGAGCGCATTTACGTATCACAGGCATTTCTTGGAAAAAACATCGGAAAGCTCCTGTATGAAAAAGCAGTTCAGATAGCCCAACAAGCCGGTGCCAGGTACATTTGGCTTGGTGTATGGGAAAAGAATTTCAGGGCGATCAGCTTTTACAAGAAGAATGGCTTTGTGGAGTTTGACCAGCACGTGTTTATGTTAGGTACGGACAGGCAGATAGACATTATGATGAAAAAAGATTTAACAAACGATTGA